One segment of Candidatus Thorarchaeota archaeon DNA contains the following:
- a CDS encoding thioredoxin family protein yields the protein MSENALWEEAMEYSEWLDSARENVELMKARFNDLMLNEQEEEELAGIQSEIHMLVIGTDRCNDTAGNLPVLARMASLSSRVHLRVLDSDDNAKAHQEYRVNGKRKTPVVLFLNKDNQELCRWVERPNAAYRTLHEQAGSIDDRRDFLKNLYSDPEILRQSLGELMPLLIRSDYLLQV from the coding sequence ATGTCTGAGAATGCCCTATGGGAAGAAGCCATGGAATACAGTGAGTGGTTGGATTCGGCTCGCGAGAATGTCGAGCTGATGAAGGCTAGATTCAATGACCTGATGCTTAATGAACAAGAGGAGGAAGAATTAGCAGGCATTCAGAGCGAGATTCACATGTTGGTTATAGGTACCGACCGATGCAATGATACAGCGGGAAACCTCCCCGTTTTGGCTAGAATGGCTTCACTTTCTTCACGAGTACATCTCCGAGTACTAGATAGCGATGATAACGCGAAGGCGCATCAGGAATACCGCGTGAATGGCAAGAGAAAGACCCCTGTGGTCTTATTCCTGAACAAAGACAATCAGGAACTTTGTCGATGGGTTGAACGCCCTAATGCTGCTTATCGTACACTACATGAACAAGCTGGCAGTATAGATGACAGGCGCGATTTTCTGAAGAACTTGTATAGTGATCCCGAAATCCTACGACAAAGTTTGGGTGAATTAATGCCTCTTCTTATTCGTTCCGACTATTTATTGCAGGTGTAG
- a CDS encoding methyltransferase domain-containing protein, which translates to MTNPAKADWEDDKEIEELVQLYDDRYGQAFWKSFLELVGDAPRRTIADFGCGPGLFLVDAAKKFQAEEIYGLDESSRMLQTATLVLTGEVDVEKISLRQLDFDFQKIELQSRSIELAFSGYLLHELMNPPNLLEQIFKVLDENGLYAVYDFISGDEEAFVNRMTNLGWSEKRAHEKYPGMCKHSLDDLKDLMKNAGFTIFGSKTINNVLAIITGGGKAS; encoded by the coding sequence ATGACAAATCCTGCAAAAGCGGACTGGGAAGATGACAAAGAGATTGAAGAACTGGTGCAGCTATATGATGACCGATATGGCCAAGCGTTCTGGAAATCATTTCTAGAATTGGTTGGTGATGCTCCCCGTCGAACAATTGCTGATTTTGGTTGCGGACCGGGCCTGTTCTTGGTTGATGCCGCAAAGAAATTCCAAGCTGAAGAGATATACGGACTTGATGAGAGCTCTCGTATGCTTCAGACGGCTACTTTGGTTCTTACAGGCGAAGTTGATGTCGAGAAGATATCACTTAGACAATTGGATTTCGATTTCCAGAAGATAGAGCTTCAGTCAAGAAGTATTGAGTTGGCTTTTTCAGGCTACTTGCTTCACGAGCTGATGAATCCCCCGAATCTACTAGAACAGATATTCAAGGTCTTGGATGAAAATGGTTTGTATGCAGTATACGATTTCATTTCTGGCGATGAAGAGGCTTTTGTCAATCGAATGACGAATCTTGGATGGTCCGAGAAACGAGCTCATGAGAAATATCCTGGTATGTGTAAGCATTCCCTTGATGATTTGAAGGATCTTATGAAAAATGCTGGTTTCACAATCTTTGGTTCCAAAACGATTAACAATGTTCTAGCGATAATTACGGGGGGAGGAAAAGCGTCATAG
- a CDS encoding ABC transporter ATP-binding protein, producing MESKITNLDWGRVRLRSTRLASVTSLNIGGLVLDNRVVLALVSNDDAAVYCNDVHRQFQDGTRIIRVLRGINLTVHRGEFTAIVGASGSGKTTLLNLIGGLDTPTSGTILVDGMDITTLNDETLSEIRRRKIGVLFQDQYLLPIFTAVENVQVPMLLDEVREQERYERSMELLEAVSVDHRAHHMPHELSGGMRSRVALARALANNPVVLLCDEPTGDLDHKTGSQIIRLMKSLAQEEKRAVITVTHDPEVARMADRILLLRDGVLVEELVSAFFKHSGVDVGKKMQSGSNGTNVSTEG from the coding sequence ATGGAGTCAAAGATAACCAATCTAGACTGGGGCAGAGTACGTCTGCGGAGTACAAGACTTGCTTCAGTAACAAGCTTAAATATTGGTGGTTTGGTTCTGGACAATCGAGTGGTCCTAGCGTTGGTTTCCAATGACGATGCAGCAGTTTATTGCAATGATGTGCATAGACAATTTCAGGATGGTACCCGCATCATTCGGGTCCTTAGAGGAATAAACTTAACCGTTCATAGAGGCGAGTTCACAGCAATCGTTGGTGCTTCAGGATCTGGTAAGACAACTCTCTTGAATCTTATCGGTGGTCTGGATACACCTACTAGTGGAACTATACTTGTTGATGGTATGGATATTACTACTTTGAATGACGAAACGCTATCTGAGATAAGACGCCGAAAAATTGGAGTTCTTTTCCAGGATCAGTATCTTTTGCCAATCTTTACTGCTGTCGAGAATGTGCAGGTACCAATGTTGCTTGATGAGGTACGAGAACAGGAAAGATACGAACGCAGTATGGAACTTCTAGAAGCAGTTAGTGTTGACCATAGAGCTCATCATATGCCCCATGAACTTTCTGGTGGGATGCGTTCTAGAGTAGCCCTTGCACGTGCACTTGCAAACAACCCTGTAGTACTACTATGTGATGAACCGACCGGTGACTTAGATCATAAGACAGGAAGTCAGATAATACGACTCATGAAGAGCCTTGCTCAGGAAGAGAAACGAGCGGTTATCACGGTAACACATGATCCCGAAGTAGCGAGGATGGCTGATAGGATTCTCCTCCTGAGAGATGGCGTTTTGGTAGAGGAACTTGTTTCTGCTTTCTTCAAGCATAGCGGAGTGGATGTTGGGAAGAAAATGCAATCGGGCAGTAATGGCACCAATGTATCTACTGAGGGGTGA
- a CDS encoding FtsX-like permease family protein encodes MARKTRNTNPFSGNRAYPLSYAIGSIKSNSTRAFSLAFTLALGVALVASVFVWADTGVHVSVNGYFEENSFQLLIDNPPGGTEQVIAARKQVSNNPFVANTHTINSTIGLVSARSLPNDTLYARDDPLYSYGMKDCEVIFVTEEFMEESESQFKVDGTWKLKDGQTVVSTQFVKYYYDVFGITLSINSTIDVDLLQQRANGSRSPIGELGRLSIESLKVSGIYELKSSNSLIAEGFPSIHRSNYDHYHYNVPVLGIHDSMMILADSLNTSSYPEEGFFGARSFVRASANELISAGVESMANNLLTLKERIEERYDVNVAGLSQIMYLQNMVNRYLETIPLSLFNMPIFILALFVSVFAANTFTAARQREVSALRSKGASSRQIYGIFIVESVLMAIIGLFLGLIMSIFFAALIPSAQAFMVFNWIEYQFFLVNTIMQPRTMILSALICITPPLLFILWSARKAAQAEIGTSLVESTETIVSGGESYGFTIGASLVLLLLVSGAIILLPGNLFVFIIEIGFGAAAWFFIAYNGSRISRAGFARISSKASFILGEKSRISAGNLRMRKGRVIPLMAVLVLTLSSTIAFSVQASSFHTDLEDEIAYAVGSDLRVRCTSKPFNFTTTLETYPGVRNTIPVMRTWGGIGTEKITMIGIDAINYSLIANFDQSSFGGKDPNFVLSRLATIDNGIILSKYHAHRWNKTIGDSVNLEVGGSLASSSISFTLTGIVHSAPGFGYASVNDIPPSRLGASFGYQAGFSGFAITNLNFLSSETGINTANLFLGELLCVGDQGQVTRAIQDLPGVSATTPKSFDLYGFSFGTALFLSTMQGLLSIGFTMSFVLSIFALTLFLGSIVRERRKDYAILRALGSSRTQVVRIIVSEFAGIILASAVLSIILGTIFGYILSMLTFSMSPFSRVLPAVITFPIEFLTPVLLIEIIVMMFAAYLPAYEASKTDPAIVLRNL; translated from the coding sequence TTGGCGAGGAAAACAAGGAACACCAACCCTTTTAGTGGTAATCGTGCATATCCATTATCCTACGCAATTGGATCCATAAAATCGAATTCAACCCGGGCATTTAGTTTAGCTTTCACTTTGGCTCTTGGGGTCGCATTGGTTGCTTCAGTTTTTGTCTGGGCGGATACAGGTGTGCATGTTAGTGTTAACGGATATTTTGAAGAGAATTCCTTCCAATTGCTGATAGATAACCCCCCTGGCGGGACCGAGCAAGTAATAGCTGCTAGAAAACAGGTTTCCAACAATCCATTTGTTGCTAATACTCACACAATCAACTCCACTATTGGCCTTGTATCTGCCAGAAGCCTTCCTAATGATACGCTTTATGCCAGAGATGACCCTCTATATTCCTATGGCATGAAGGACTGTGAAGTTATATTCGTAACCGAGGAATTCATGGAGGAATCCGAAAGCCAATTCAAGGTAGATGGAACTTGGAAACTGAAAGACGGACAGACGGTTGTTTCAACTCAATTCGTAAAGTATTATTACGATGTATTTGGTATAACTCTTTCAATCAATTCAACTATAGATGTTGACCTTCTTCAGCAAAGAGCAAATGGCTCAAGGTCTCCAATTGGTGAGCTGGGTAGACTCAGTATTGAATCTCTCAAGGTATCTGGGATTTATGAACTAAAGTCTTCAAATTCTCTGATTGCAGAAGGATTTCCTTCCATTCACCGGTCTAACTACGACCACTATCACTACAATGTCCCCGTCTTGGGAATTCACGATAGTATGATGATTCTCGCTGATTCTTTGAACACAAGTTCCTATCCCGAAGAGGGATTCTTTGGTGCACGTTCATTTGTTCGGGCCTCAGCCAACGAACTCATTTCTGCTGGCGTAGAGTCGATGGCGAATAACCTGTTAACGCTCAAGGAACGAATTGAAGAAAGATATGATGTTAATGTCGCTGGTCTTAGTCAGATAATGTATCTTCAAAATATGGTAAACCGGTATTTAGAGACTATACCCCTTTCTCTTTTCAATATGCCAATATTCATTCTCGCCCTGTTCGTCTCTGTTTTCGCGGCAAATACGTTCACGGCTGCAAGACAACGGGAAGTCAGTGCTCTTCGATCGAAGGGGGCCAGTTCAAGGCAAATCTATGGCATCTTCATTGTGGAATCTGTCTTGATGGCAATAATAGGCCTGTTTCTAGGACTGATAATGAGCATCTTTTTCGCTGCACTAATTCCTTCTGCACAAGCATTCATGGTTTTCAATTGGATTGAGTATCAGTTTTTCTTAGTCAATACTATTATGCAACCCCGAACTATGATTCTCTCAGCGCTCATATGTATTACACCTCCACTTCTTTTCATTCTTTGGAGTGCTAGGAAAGCTGCTCAAGCCGAGATTGGCACGTCACTTGTAGAGTCGACTGAAACGATAGTGTCTGGTGGAGAATCCTATGGTTTCACAATTGGCGCGTCTCTTGTTCTGCTTCTATTGGTCTCTGGGGCCATTATTCTCTTACCTGGCAACTTGTTCGTTTTCATAATTGAAATTGGATTTGGGGCTGCTGCTTGGTTTTTCATTGCTTACAATGGCTCCAGAATTTCACGTGCTGGCTTTGCGAGAATCTCTAGTAAAGCTTCATTCATTCTTGGTGAGAAAAGCCGAATTTCAGCTGGCAACCTTAGGATGAGGAAAGGCCGTGTTATTCCTTTAATGGCCGTGCTAGTCTTGACTCTGTCCTCTACAATAGCATTTAGTGTTCAGGCTTCGAGCTTTCATACTGATTTGGAAGATGAAATTGCCTATGCGGTTGGAAGTGATTTGCGCGTTCGATGCACATCCAAACCTTTTAACTTCACGACCACCCTGGAGACATACCCGGGGGTGAGAAATACCATTCCAGTTATGCGTACATGGGGTGGCATTGGGACAGAGAAAATTACTATGATTGGTATTGATGCTATCAACTACTCTCTCATCGCAAATTTCGATCAATCTAGCTTTGGTGGGAAAGATCCTAATTTCGTTCTATCACGTCTTGCTACTATAGATAATGGAATCATCCTTAGCAAATATCATGCTCATCGTTGGAACAAGACAATTGGGGATAGTGTCAATCTTGAGGTAGGGGGGAGTCTCGCATCTTCGTCAATCAGTTTTACTCTGACTGGAATAGTTCATAGTGCTCCGGGATTTGGGTATGCTTCCGTGAACGACATCCCTCCCTCAAGGTTGGGTGCATCCTTTGGATACCAAGCCGGGTTCTCAGGTTTCGCAATTACGAATTTGAATTTTCTTTCATCTGAGACAGGCATAAATACAGCCAATTTGTTCCTCGGGGAGTTGTTATGCGTGGGTGATCAAGGCCAAGTTACTAGAGCAATACAGGACCTGCCAGGTGTTAGTGCTACTACACCAAAAAGTTTCGATCTTTACGGATTTTCATTCGGAACAGCATTGTTCTTGAGCACGATGCAGGGCCTCTTATCTATTGGATTCACAATGTCTTTCGTTCTGAGCATATTTGCATTGACACTGTTTCTAGGTTCAATTGTACGTGAACGCAGAAAGGATTATGCAATCTTGCGAGCCCTTGGGAGCTCCAGAACTCAAGTAGTACGAATAATAGTTTCAGAGTTTGCGGGTATAATTCTTGCCTCTGCTGTGCTAAGTATTATACTGGGGACAATATTTGGATATATTCTCTCGATGCTTACGTTCTCAATGAGCCCCTTTTCACGGGTATTGCCAGCAGTGATAACCTTCCCTATTGAATTTCTTACTCCTGTGTTACTCATCGAAATAATCGTCATGATGTTTGCAGCTTATCTACCTGCTTATGAAGCCTCGAAAACTGATCCAGCTATTGTACTAAGAAATCTCTGA
- a CDS encoding ABC transporter permease has protein sequence MKDTKPRMRGGNPFWPPLHAFRSLKNYPIRNMGIVLVLAIGIALPTTIFAWTTTGTRIAVEDYFAEEPYHLVARPKPGHSYSSSSMEAAKQSLNEHPYTEFIHLVPSTIGILAGDSISNWTSYSATGLNYANRIKDMRVLFVTNDILDTWENDFKYDGAFSLEYGRILVSELFVNYTLEVHDISIEVGSVISFDLLRFGAPLDVSLPPDQLGSYNVEHLEVSGIYELEDRSSVIAESFSEIRRKNWDPLDIAKDPVLGLEDSVMILQNQLEDEVVSQVTGRGYFDPVMFARVSQTRLLETGVENLVDNILTYKTQLEEEYTRLAVVGLEEARELDSYIQTYLGSQILAIVAFPVMIMSMMLTIFASESSVSRRGGEVSALRSKGASFNQIFAAFMWESVILSIVGFVSGIFLSFLMAPLIGSSLSLFVFDPSLYVTFLTNLSIPPLGLIIAAALALYLPAAYLLHVARQIDITEIGQPTTELEVEDAEEVEIWPYAAGLVTILGILLAMPVLVPPIGSYAIGEILGATAMFFGAAYLSSRVIRFVTAKLSEDTNFLLGEKKLYVSQSLRKRKGRSIPLLVILILTLGATTMMVVQTSSFEATLDNELRYSIGTDLRVECEQKPLSFRDVLLQYSTVTSVTPVLQTTSYIGENTFFLEGVDAEKYSEMAYFSEESIVSDSPKAVFEDLSETPNGIVISRHYQSLWDLSLGDTIRPDVRTSEGVRAASFEIVGIMRSAPGFGAASPNEIAGSSLASQLDFQIGQGGFAVVNLDFLSNLTSIDTSDLFLVDTTEGANLGQLAEVLNQQVGITAYTVESIDISGKNESIGLFLSGIQGLTTISFFMCAAMGFAAILLFLGSEVRERKKEYAILRAIGGTQRQLVSLVLGEFASIVVVAIVVSFAIGSIFAYVLSILTFGISSFSPILPVVFSYPLDLVFLILLSQSGILLASCYLPAKKAGSTNPAVILRNL, from the coding sequence ATGAAAGATACAAAACCCAGAATGCGGGGCGGAAATCCCTTTTGGCCACCTCTGCACGCCTTCCGGTCCCTGAAGAACTATCCAATTCGGAACATGGGCATTGTACTAGTTTTGGCTATTGGCATTGCCCTTCCAACAACGATTTTCGCTTGGACAACTACGGGGACAAGAATTGCTGTAGAAGATTACTTCGCAGAAGAGCCGTATCATCTAGTCGCAAGACCGAAACCAGGTCACTCCTATTCCTCTTCAAGTATGGAAGCAGCCAAACAATCGCTTAACGAACATCCATATACCGAATTCATCCATCTGGTACCATCAACCATAGGGATTCTTGCAGGGGATTCTATCTCCAATTGGACAAGTTATAGCGCCACTGGTTTGAACTATGCAAACAGAATCAAGGATATGCGTGTTCTCTTTGTAACAAATGATATCCTCGATACATGGGAGAATGACTTCAAGTATGATGGCGCATTCTCACTAGAGTACGGGAGAATTCTAGTCTCTGAGCTTTTTGTGAATTATACTTTGGAAGTCCATGACATCAGTATTGAAGTTGGTAGCGTGATATCTTTCGATTTGCTACGTTTTGGTGCTCCCCTTGACGTTTCTCTTCCACCTGACCAACTTGGTAGCTACAATGTTGAGCACCTTGAAGTCAGTGGAATCTATGAGCTTGAAGACCGCTCGTCCGTGATTGCAGAATCTTTCTCTGAAATACGGCGAAAAAACTGGGATCCACTGGATATTGCTAAAGACCCTGTGTTAGGTTTGGAAGATTCAGTCATGATTTTACAAAACCAACTTGAAGATGAAGTTGTTAGCCAAGTAACTGGTAGGGGTTACTTTGATCCCGTGATGTTTGCCAGAGTATCACAGACCCGCCTATTAGAGACAGGAGTTGAGAACCTGGTTGATAATATCTTGACCTATAAAACTCAACTCGAAGAAGAGTATACCCGGCTGGCCGTTGTAGGTCTAGAAGAAGCTCGCGAACTGGATTCCTACATCCAAACCTATCTTGGAAGCCAAATTCTTGCAATCGTTGCTTTTCCTGTAATGATTATGAGTATGATGCTGACTATTTTCGCTTCAGAAAGCTCTGTTTCTAGACGGGGTGGTGAGGTTAGTGCTCTTAGATCAAAAGGTGCATCTTTCAATCAGATTTTTGCTGCTTTCATGTGGGAATCGGTTATACTATCTATTGTTGGTTTTGTGTCGGGTATCTTCCTCTCCTTTTTGATGGCCCCCCTTATCGGATCATCCCTATCCTTGTTTGTTTTTGATCCTTCTCTTTACGTGACGTTTCTCACCAATTTGAGTATCCCTCCTTTGGGACTAATCATTGCCGCGGCACTTGCATTATATCTACCAGCCGCATATTTGCTGCATGTTGCGAGACAGATTGATATTACTGAGATTGGTCAACCAACAACCGAACTAGAAGTGGAAGACGCAGAAGAAGTGGAAATCTGGCCGTATGCAGCTGGGTTAGTTACCATCTTAGGTATTCTACTGGCTATGCCAGTTTTAGTACCTCCCATCGGTTCATACGCAATCGGTGAGATTCTAGGTGCTACTGCTATGTTCTTTGGCGCAGCATATTTGTCTTCAAGGGTCATCCGGTTTGTAACCGCCAAACTTTCCGAAGACACAAATTTCCTGTTAGGGGAAAAGAAGCTATATGTGAGCCAAAGCCTCCGCAAGAGGAAGGGGCGTTCTATTCCTCTGCTAGTTATATTAATTCTGACTTTAGGCGCAACCACAATGATGGTTGTTCAAACTTCGAGCTTCGAAGCTACGCTTGATAATGAACTACGGTATTCTATTGGCACAGATTTACGTGTTGAATGTGAACAAAAACCTCTATCTTTCAGAGATGTCTTGCTTCAGTATTCTACTGTGACTAGTGTAACTCCTGTTCTACAGACCACTTCATATATTGGCGAAAATACTTTCTTTCTAGAAGGTGTAGATGCTGAGAAATACTCTGAGATGGCATACTTCTCTGAGGAGAGTATAGTAAGTGATTCTCCCAAGGCAGTCTTCGAAGACCTGAGTGAGACACCTAATGGTATTGTAATTAGTAGACATTATCAATCACTGTGGGATCTTAGTTTGGGGGACACGATAAGACCAGATGTTCGCACCTCGGAGGGTGTTAGAGCAGCAAGCTTTGAAATTGTAGGAATCATGAGAAGTGCTCCCGGATTTGGTGCAGCATCACCTAATGAGATTGCAGGTAGTTCATTGGCCTCTCAACTAGATTTTCAGATTGGTCAGGGGGGTTTTGCAGTTGTTAACCTTGATTTTCTATCAAACCTGACAAGCATAGACACTAGTGATCTGTTTCTGGTAGATACAACAGAAGGCGCCAATTTGGGACAGCTGGCGGAAGTACTGAATCAACAGGTTGGCATAACCGCATATACAGTAGAATCCATCGATATCAGTGGTAAGAATGAATCAATTGGTCTTTTCCTTTCAGGTATTCAGGGTCTTACGACAATCTCCTTTTTCATGTGTGCTGCCATGGGATTTGCCGCAATTCTTTTATTCTTGGGCTCTGAGGTCCGTGAGAGGAAAAAGGAATATGCGATACTACGAGCAATTGGAGGTACGCAGCGGCAACTGGTTTCATTAGTTCTTGGGGAATTTGCTAGCATCGTAGTAGTTGCGATTGTTGTTAGTTTTGCCATTGGTTCAATTTTTGCCTATGTCTTGTCTATACTTACATTTGGCATATCTTCATTTTCGCCGATTCTACCTGTGGTATTTTCATATCCTCTAGACCTTGTGTTTCTAATACTGCTCTCTCAGAGTGGTATACTGCTTGCCAGTTGCTATCTGCCCGCAAAGAAAGCAGGTTCAACAAATCCTGCGGTTATACTACGGAATCTCTAA
- a CDS encoding ATP-binding cassette domain-containing protein, with the protein MTSTAPHEGIDIYDDFADDIVVSVDNVYKIYKAHDLEVVALSGVSLQILKGKIMAVVGPSGSGKTTLTNIIGGITKATVGKVYWANLKTDITKLSERVLTQARRNFIGFVFQVNNLLPHLNAWQNVELAARIAGVPKDIREERVDRLISLVGLEDRRNNKATTLSGGERSRVAIASALVNLIDSEGHGLVLCDEPTGDLDPETAERILNLFQELNDTLGTSFFIVTHSQQVASKADVTVEIRDGIISGFHQAGIDLDTLDYTRVVKLDNNYRLPMPTDLLEAAGDPSEFKITYEDEKDRFILEPQKAGVVDEMRVKKTRTCRVCGHEIEPGSFICSNCGSTV; encoded by the coding sequence ATGACTTCAACAGCCCCCCACGAAGGAATCGATATCTACGATGACTTCGCTGATGATATTGTTGTCAGCGTGGACAACGTATACAAAATTTACAAGGCGCATGATCTTGAAGTGGTGGCTCTAAGTGGCGTTTCTCTCCAGATTCTAAAAGGAAAAATCATGGCTGTCGTCGGCCCAAGTGGCTCGGGCAAAACGACACTAACGAACATAATTGGGGGCATCACAAAAGCTACAGTGGGCAAGGTCTACTGGGCCAATCTTAAGACCGATATAACGAAACTGAGTGAACGCGTTCTGACGCAGGCACGACGAAACTTCATCGGATTTGTTTTCCAGGTCAACAACCTCTTACCCCATCTGAATGCTTGGCAGAATGTTGAATTAGCAGCACGGATAGCTGGTGTTCCAAAGGATATTCGAGAGGAACGAGTAGATCGTCTTATCAGTCTTGTTGGATTGGAGGACCGGCGTAATAACAAGGCAACCACACTCAGCGGTGGTGAACGCTCACGAGTAGCTATTGCCAGTGCTTTGGTCAACCTTATCGATTCTGAGGGTCATGGACTTGTTCTTTGTGACGAACCAACAGGCGATTTAGACCCTGAAACTGCAGAGCGTATTCTGAATCTTTTCCAGGAGTTAAATGACACTCTTGGCACCTCCTTCTTCATTGTCACACACAGTCAACAAGTAGCATCAAAGGCGGATGTTACGGTCGAAATCCGTGACGGTATCATCTCAGGATTTCATCAGGCAGGAATTGACCTTGACACGCTTGACTACACACGTGTAGTTAAGCTTGACAACAATTACCGGTTACCTATGCCTACTGACCTACTTGAAGCCGCAGGAGATCCAAGCGAGTTCAAAATTACGTATGAAGATGAGAAAGATAGATTCATTCTGGAACCACAGAAAGCTGGTGTTGTTGATGAGATGCGAGTGAAGAAGACTCGAACGTGTAGGGTATGTGGGCATGAGATTGAACCCGGCAGTTTCATCTGCAGTAACTGCGGTAGTACAGTTTAG
- a CDS encoding acetylxylan esterase — protein MLATKRQKKGIVAFLIALVLISLVTSWVSFGAHYPVRNESPPPQQYYQTDFWNLSSVRSDIGIIENTSLHYETVANDGEPVNITKWNFKFYSHVYAGIEIWINALLMMKTNHSQSMPGILMLHGYGQTIDDLEGMMEHFTAEGYVAMAIDAPGVGDSTAFPLLNPYTFLNISDGPQNAHLYHSVTAATRGLTILERLQYVDNRSTTVIGISMGGLETYILSGMDSRIDASVVMLAAGNFRDSIIAGTFLNGLINPDYSTTSYEVELIIRWFDPLAYTPMITHPVYLLFGTDDEYFTLSSFEDTIDSIDSELSLCIRPNHGHRVEEHWAPNIVNWLDSVYDEQTLPSITMSYAVSLIPVGNAIRVDSELSNNETAILCWRTSEPGATWLTTPMTHEGANRYHGRIFPAIPAKVTFFVTTGSSYSYYVSTSTASARAGSYGVMLIGLLAAISLSWIIYSGYYPLSSLNLSQEIPVITGSLLTIAGFVLPFILIEGRTGLSLVDFIEQYGHIFLVGGWLLPVVLGLICVTLALSSFRHELPLRIITAGWLPLLVVFVVEFILFSGFFALQGTVSLVRNGIGSYLLLMAVPTILILESASRRYLQQ, from the coding sequence ATGCTGGCAACGAAGCGCCAGAAAAAGGGTATTGTTGCGTTCCTAATTGCACTGGTTCTGATATCTCTCGTCACTTCTTGGGTTTCTTTCGGCGCTCACTATCCAGTTCGAAATGAATCGCCTCCCCCTCAACAGTACTATCAAACCGATTTCTGGAATCTAAGTAGTGTGAGGAGTGACATTGGAATAATAGAAAACACGTCGCTACACTATGAGACCGTTGCAAATGACGGCGAACCTGTAAATATCACGAAGTGGAATTTCAAATTTTACAGCCACGTTTATGCGGGAATAGAGATTTGGATTAATGCTTTGCTTATGATGAAAACAAATCATTCACAAAGCATGCCTGGAATACTCATGTTGCATGGTTACGGTCAAACAATAGATGATCTTGAAGGTATGATGGAGCATTTTACTGCGGAAGGTTATGTCGCCATGGCTATTGATGCTCCTGGTGTAGGAGATTCTACGGCTTTTCCGTTATTGAATCCTTATACTTTTCTGAATATTTCTGACGGCCCCCAAAACGCCCACCTCTACCATTCAGTAACTGCTGCGACAAGAGGACTAACAATACTCGAAAGATTGCAGTATGTTGACAACCGAAGCACTACCGTAATCGGTATCTCAATGGGGGGCCTAGAGACGTATATTCTATCAGGGATGGATTCTAGGATTGATGCATCTGTTGTTATGCTGGCAGCCGGGAATTTCCGAGATTCCATTATTGCAGGTACGTTTCTCAACGGATTAATCAATCCTGACTATTCAACTACATCGTATGAAGTAGAACTCATCATCAGATGGTTTGATCCCTTAGCATATACTCCCATGATTACACATCCTGTTTACCTGCTTTTTGGGACTGATGACGAATACTTCACTCTATCCTCATTTGAAGATACCATTGATAGCATCGACTCAGAATTGTCTTTGTGTATCCGACCAAATCATGGACATCGAGTTGAAGAGCACTGGGCCCCCAATATAGTGAATTGGCTCGACTCTGTATATGACGAACAAACCCTCCCCTCCATAACGATGTCATATGCCGTTTCTCTGATTCCTGTCGGCAACGCTATCCGTGTTGACTCAGAACTATCCAATAATGAAACAGCGATCCTATGCTGGAGGACAAGTGAACCCGGGGCTACTTGGTTGACAACCCCGATGACCCATGAGGGTGCTAACAGGTATCATGGGCGTATTTTCCCTGCAATTCCTGCAAAGGTTACTTTCTTTGTGACCACGGGAAGTAGTTACTCATACTACGTCAGTACATCAACAGCCTCGGCTAGGGCTGGCTCTTATGGTGTGATGCTTATAGGTCTATTAGCTGCTATTAGTTTGTCTTGGATAATTTACTCGGGCTATTATCCTCTTAGCTCATTGAATCTTTCACAGGAAATCCCTGTTATTACCGGTTCGCTGTTGACTATTGCTGGTTTTGTGTTACCTTTCATCCTAATTGAGGGTAGAACGGGTCTTTCGTTGGTTGATTTCATCGAACAATATGGACATATTTTCTTGGTTGGAGGGTGGCTTTTGCCTGTTGTTCTGGGTTTGATATGTGTCACTTTGGCTCTATCGAGCTTTAGACATGAATTACCATTAAGAATCATAACTGCGGGATGGTTACCCCTACTTGTTGTGTTTGTGGTAGAGTTTATACTCTTTTCTGGTTTCTTCGCACTACAGGGAACTGTTTCACTAGTTCGTAATGGGATAGGATCCTATCTTCTTCTGATGGCTGTACCTACTATTCTAATCTTGGAATCTGCGTCTCGTAGGTATCTGCAGCAATGA